A single genomic interval of Granulicella tundricola MP5ACTX9 harbors:
- the aroB gene encoding 3-dehydroquinate synthase, giving the protein MALTPKTLPIPSTKTIHLSATSTEYDIHIGQGLLSTLHPRLQKLAGGKSYRPFLITSPNIWKLWSKQVRASFPEAESPTVLFLPPGEKHKRLPAVESLAEQLAQHGADRDSILIAFGGGVLGDITGFLAAIYMRGIPYVQIPTTLLAQVDSSVGGKTGVNLAAGKNLIGSFHHPRAVFADIALLKTLPPLELRSGLQESIKAGIIADPKLFAYLEQNNELIANGDPEALTKVVTASIKVKANVVAKDERESGLRMTLNFGHTLGHAIEAATGYKKLLHGEAVAWGSIAALHVALARKVIDPDTFARMANLILSYGPLPRFKATASDLVALTSSDKKTRSGRRAFVLPTGIGSTEIVYDVTDEELTAAAESMLQTMRATGVKPS; this is encoded by the coding sequence GTGGCCCTTACCCCCAAAACGCTCCCGATCCCGTCAACAAAAACGATCCACCTCAGCGCCACCTCCACCGAATACGACATTCACATCGGCCAAGGTCTGCTCTCCACCCTCCACCCCCGCCTCCAGAAGCTCGCAGGGGGAAAGTCTTACCGGCCCTTCCTCATCACCAGCCCCAACATCTGGAAACTCTGGTCCAAGCAGGTCCGCGCCTCATTCCCTGAGGCCGAGTCCCCCACCGTCCTCTTCCTCCCACCTGGGGAGAAGCACAAGCGCCTCCCCGCCGTAGAGTCCCTTGCAGAGCAGCTCGCCCAGCACGGAGCGGACCGCGATTCGATCCTGATCGCCTTCGGCGGCGGCGTCCTCGGCGACATCACCGGCTTCCTCGCCGCCATCTATATGCGCGGCATCCCGTACGTCCAGATTCCCACCACGCTGCTCGCGCAGGTCGACTCCTCCGTCGGCGGCAAGACCGGCGTCAACCTCGCCGCAGGCAAGAACCTCATTGGCTCCTTCCACCACCCGCGCGCCGTCTTCGCGGATATCGCCCTCCTCAAAACCCTCCCGCCGCTCGAGCTCCGCTCCGGCCTCCAGGAGTCCATCAAGGCCGGCATCATCGCCGACCCCAAGCTCTTCGCCTACCTCGAACAGAACAACGAGCTCATCGCCAACGGTGACCCGGAAGCCCTCACCAAGGTCGTCACCGCCTCCATCAAGGTCAAAGCCAACGTCGTCGCGAAGGACGAGCGCGAGTCCGGCCTGCGCATGACCCTCAACTTCGGCCACACCCTCGGCCACGCCATTGAGGCCGCCACCGGCTATAAGAAACTGCTCCACGGCGAAGCCGTAGCCTGGGGCTCCATCGCCGCCCTCCACGTAGCCCTCGCCCGCAAGGTCATCGATCCAGACACCTTCGCCCGCATGGCCAACCTCATCCTCTCCTACGGCCCGCTCCCCCGCTTCAAGGCCACCGCCAGCGACCTCGTAGCCCTCACCTCATCCGACAAGAAGACCCGCAGCGGCCGCCGAGCCTTCGTCCTCCCCACCGGCATCGGCTCCACGGAGATCGTCTACGACGTCACCGACGAAGAGCTCACCGCCGCCGCCGAATCCATGCTCCAGACCATGCGCGCCACCGGGGTCAAACCGTCATGA